CCTTCGCGGCGTCCGGAACCGACTCCGCCTTGGGAAGCGGGGTGATCGTCGGTGCATTGCCCTTGTCGGTCGACACGAACCCGCAGGGCCGCGAAGACGCGGTGGGTGTCGGGTTGTTCATCTTGGTGACTTCGGCCATCTGGGTCACTCCTCGCCGTGAGATGTACGGTGCGTGGAACTACCGACGTGTCAGCCAAGCACGGCCGCGGCGGGAGCGAGAACTTTCTTTCTGGCCATATCGGCCGCCCGCCCGCCCGCGCGGCGCAGCCCAGAACCCTGCGCACCAGGGGCCCCACGCGTTACCCGCCCCAAGCCCGCCCGAACGCACCGAACCCTGCCCTTAACTGCGCGAACGTGGCCGGGAGGTGGGCGCACGACCATCGAACCCCGCATGACCCACGAGCTTCCGGAGCGACCCGGCGCACGCTCCGGCTCATCGGACAGACGGACCATTCCCGGCAGGGTCCGCGACCGGTATCCCTCTGGACACGTGGAGGGCGTACACGGTGAATCTTGAGCGGGGGTGCGGTGGGCCGGGTCGGCCGGGGCCGAGCCGGCGGGGCCGGGCGCCGTGGCGCGGGGGAGCACACGCCGCCCTGGCCACTGACTCAGCCGAGTCGCATCGGCCGCGACCCGTGGTTACGCGGCCTCCTCGCGCCGTTCGACCACCAGGAAGCTGTCGCTTTCGAGGTCCATCACCACGGCGGCCGCGTGGCCGCGGCTCCTGAGCTGAGCCGCCAGCTCCTCGGCGGGCCACGACCCGCGCGGGCCACCAGCGGGGAAACGTCCCAGCACCGACATCGAAGCCACCTCCGCATTCAGGCACTCACCCGTACGGTGCGCCTGCCCCCGAACCGCACAACCATGCCCGGACATGCGAAGCCCCCGCCGGGTGGGGGAGTCCGGCGGGGACTGAACTGCGCTTGCCCGGGATCGCGGAAAGCATGCGCCGGGATCCGGGAGTCATCAACGGCGGGGACCATTCGCTGGTGTTGGTCCGCGAACAGCGGGGCCCCGAGCCCTCAGAGCCAGCTGACCCGCATGCCGGTGACCGAGCCCGGGGCCGCGTCGTCCGTCGGGCGGCCGAGCTCTCCCGACCACACCCGGTCAAGGAGCCGGCGGACGGTGTCCGCGATCTCGGGCGCCGCCGTGCGCAGTCCGTGCGCGTCCGCCGCCGGGATCTCGTCCGGGGAGATGCTCGTCTCCTTCAACAGGCTTGAGACGTCGGTGAGTTGGTTGGTCAGCCAGGTCAGTGGATCCCTGGACAGCTCGTCCACGAAGACCCTCGGGCTCGGGTTCCAGCCGTCGAAAGCCGGGTGGTGGTGTGTCCGGTCGAAGGTGTTCGGGGCGGCGTTCGCGTCCTGGAGGAGGTCCACCCGCCACAACGGGCGGCCGATCGTGATGGGCCGTGCGGAGTAGACGGAACCGGTCAACTCGCCGCGTTCGAAGATCCGCAGCTCCAGGCGCACTCCGCGCTCGGGGGTGTCCTGTCCGGGAAGTGGATCCGGGTCCACGAAGTAGAGATCGCTCACCACGACGCCGACCCGCTCGAAACCGAATGCGTACAACACGTCAACCTCCCGGGCTGCTGGTGGGACGTAAGCCTGCTGGTGGGACTTACGTCCTGCTCACCGAGCCTAGGGAACTCCGCGCCTTCGTCACCCGTGCCAAACCGGCCAACGCGCGGGGGCGTTCGGGCCGCACCAGGCGCGTCAGCGGGCTCACCGTTGTCGGTGGCAGGGCCGACGGCCCTGCCACCGGTACGGCGCCGGTCAGGCGGGCTCGGGCCCCTTCGCGTTGATGACCGCGAAGACCGCGCCCTGCGGGTCCTGCACGACGGCCATCCGGCCCGCCATCATGTCGAACGGCGGCTTGAGGACGGTGCCGCCGCCGCGGACCACCGTGTCGACCGCGCTGTCGGTGTCGTCGACGGCGAAGTACGTCAGCCAGTGCGAGGGCGTCTGAGGGGGCAGGTTCTCGATGTTGGAGAGGGCCTGCATGCCTCCGACGGTACGGTCGGCCACGTTCATCGCGAAGTAGCCCTCCCCGCCCTCCATGGGGGCGGCGGTGATGCCCAGCGCCTTGGAGTAGAACGAAGCGGCGGCGTCCGTGTCGCTGGTGTTGAGCTCGTTCCAGATGATCGCGCCGGGTTCGTTGACGACGCCCGCGCCACGGAAGTCCTTGGCCTGCCAGAGGCCGAAGACCGCGCCCGTGGGGTCGCTCGCGACGGCCATCCGGCCGAGCGACATCACGTCCATGCCGGGCACCATCGCCTGGCCGCCGTTGCTCGCGCTCTTCTTCTCCGTGGCGGCGAGGTCGTCGGTGGCGAGGTAGGTGGTCCACACGGCCGGCGGCATCGGGTCGGGCTTGCTGCCGTCCGGATTCATCGCGGCCATGATCCCGGCGACCGGTTGGCCGCGCAGCGAACAGAGCGCGTAGCCGCCGGTTTCGGGCGGTCCGACCTCTCCCTGCCAGCCGAACAGATCCCGGTAGAAGTCGAGAGCCGCCTGCTGATCGGGAACCATCAGGTCGCCCCAGCACGGGGTGCCGGGCGTGTACGGACCGGTGACATCTGGCATGAACAGCCTCCATGGACTGACTGGGCGCGGAGTGGCGTGCGTACCCGCCTATATGACCTCAAAACAGTCAAGCACTGGTCAGTGAGAGGTGCACGGCCGTGAACGACGCCCGGGGCCGTCAGCCGGTCATGGCCGTCCCCAATCGCTCACGGTGCGCCCGCGCCGTGGCCCTCAGCTCGTCCAGCGCGTGCCTGGCGCCCATGCGGTGGCTCAGCCGTGGGCGACGCTGAGCCGGTAGAACGCGACGCGGGCGCCCTTCGTGGTGCTGTCGGAGGACGACTGGTTGTACGAGCCGGCCTTGAAGTACTGCTGGTAGGCGTCGAAGGACGACGGGATGGAGTAGTGGGTGGTGCTCGCGTTGACCGTCACGTCGAGTGTGTGTCCGTCCGATACGCCGATCGTGTAGCTCCACGTCTTGCCGACCGGCACATGGCCCACGGGGTGGCTGGTCTGGCCGCCCGAGGGTGAGTTCTCCGTGCCGAGGACGATGTCGCCGTTGGCGCGGTAGTACAGCTCCACCAGCGGTTTGGTCGAGGAGCCGCCCGTACCGAGGTGGATCTGCCCGACGCAGACGTTGGACGTCACCGACACCACGCGCAGCGTCGCGTCGAGGCGGTGGGTGCCGCGCAGCGGCCAGTTCGCGGGGCTGCCGTCGCGGTTCATCTCGCGCAGCTCGGAGCGGGCGTAATGGGAGTTCGGCGTGGTGACGCCCTTCTCGGGTGCCCAGAACGCCATCGCCCCGTCGTGGCTGTCGGTGTAGAAGTACGCGTCCTGGAACCCGTTGGCTCCCTGGAGTCGCGCGGAGGGGATGGTGGTCGGCGAGCCGGGGGAGCCGATGGGCTCCTGGAGCTCCCACACGGACAGGTCGAAGTGCCCGCCGGGCGCGGTCTGTTGCATGGTCCGCGCGGCGGGGCGCGCAACGGACGGGGCGGCCGACGAGGCGGGAGCCGCGAAGGTGATGCCGGTGGCGGCGGTGGCGACGGCCAGAGGGATGAACAGCGTGCGTATGCGCATGGGTGCTCTCCGGGCTTGTCCGCGTGGGGGTTTACGTACTTGAACAGCGAGTGTGGACGTGAACGATTCGAGGGAACGGTAGAACCCCGGCGGGGGCGGGTCAATATCTGTGACGGCGCGGGATCGGTGGGCGGGCGGGGGAGGCGTGGGTGAGGTGTGCGGCCGCCGTGTCGGCGGCGGAGGTTGCGGGGTCCCGGCCCTGGTGTGGCGGCGGGGGCGGCGCGGTTTCTGCCCCCTGTGCCCCGTTTCAAAGGACGGATTGAAGTGTCCGGTGCCAATCCCATGCGGGACCGACCGCGGCCCGTAGCCTGTGCCGGGTGAACGTTCTCTTCGTCGCGAGCGTGGCGGTTGTCACCGCTGACCCACCGCAAAGCCGCAAGCTGTTCATTGATGCCCTCGGCCTCACGCTGGAGGGCGAAGGCGACGGCTACTACTCCAGCGGAAACATCCCCGGCAGCAAGCACTTCGGAGTGTGGCCGCTCTCGCAGGCGGCAGAGGCATGCTTCGGCACACCGGAGTGGCCCGCCGACCGGTTGGTCCCCCAGGCCTCGATCGAGTTCGAGGTGGAGGACGCGGAAGCTGTCGCGGCGGCGGGCGGCGAGCTTCAGCGCGCGGGTTTCGAGCTGTTGCACGCGGCCCGCACAGAACCGTGGGGGCAGACGGTGACCAGAGTTCTCACGGAGGACGGCTTGATCGTCGGCATCTCCTACGCTCCGGCGTTTCACGGCAAAGAGCCAGCCTGAGCGCCCGGCGCCGCGCCCGCGAGAGAGCGCGACGGAACGTCAAATGTGCGCCCGCCGCCCCCGCTACGCGGGCGGGCTGTGTCTTGCGGCGGTGACGGGGCAGGACCCGCCGGAGGGAGGCGGCGAGTATGCGGCCCCGGTTCAGCGGGGGAGGCGGCGACGAGGTCCCGGCCCCGGTTCAGCCGGGGAGGCGTGGGCGAGGTGTGCGGCCGCCGTGCCGGGCGAGGGAGGCGGCGGCGAGGTTTCGGCCCCCGGTTCAGCGGCGGCGGCGAGGTTCCGGCCCCCGCTCCGGCTGGGCTTCTGTCAATGGGCGCGGATGCGTGGGCAGTTGAGTGCGGGGTAGCCGGAACGGTATGGGTTCCGAACCGCGGCTTCAACGGCGTACCTGGAAAGCAGTCCTGGCCCGCACGGCCGTGCTGGTGGTCGGCTTCGTCTGCATGGTGGCCTTCGCGGTGGCGCTGGCCAGGGTCACCCTGGTTCCCTCACCCGCGTCGGTTCCCCTGACGCACACCAACCTCCACCCGGGTGACTCCATCCGCGCCTACTTCGCACAGCCCGACTGGCGCGACACGGTGAAGCAGGTCGGCGGCAACATCCTGCTCGGGATGCCGTTCGGTGTGCTCCTGCCGGTGCTGTTTCCCCGGACGCGCGGACTCCTTCGCGTCGTCCTCATGACCGCCTTCGTGATGCTGACGGTCGAGACGGCCCAGGGTCTGCTGGTCACCGGCCGCGCCTTCGACATCGACGACGTCATCCTCAACTCCCTTGGTTCCTTTGCCGGTTACCTCCTCCTCGGCCGCAGGCTCGGACGCGCCCTGTACCCCCGGCGCCATCACTGGTGGCAGCGGCGCGCCGCGCCGGTGGAGCCGACCGACACGGAGACGGCCCCGGAGCGGCCCGTCGGGAACGCCGGGGATGCCAAACCCGCCGGGGCCGCCGGGGCCGCCGGGGCCGCTGGGAACGCCGGGGCTGCCGGGGCCGCCGGGGACGACGCCCAGAAGGCGGGGCGGCCGCGTCTGCCGGCCATCCTGAGGGCCGTACGGAAGCCGATCCGGTAGGAGCCGGACCGGCCGTCGCCCCAGGCGCTATTCGGTGTCGATCCCCGTGATCACCGCGTCGCCGAGCGGCGCCTCGTGCGCGGCGTAACCCGCCGTCCGCAGCGCGGCGGCCACCTTCCGGCGGGCCTCCTGCTCGGCCGCCGCGGTGTCGTCCGCCTCCACTTCGAGGCGCACGCTGAAGGCCGGAGTCCCGCTGTAGAAGGTGAGCATGTCCAGCTCCTCCGCCCGGCCGAGGTGGGTCGCCCGTGGGTCGGCGGGACGCAGGGCCCGTACGAGGGCCTCGGTAGTCTCCTCGGTGCGCTCGGCGAGGAGGGTGCCTGGGATCGTCACGACGTAGTTGGTCATGCGGTTTAGGTGTGCCCAGCCGCCGCCGACACACACCCTCCGCGCGCCCGCTCCCCCCGGTGGCCGACCCTCGCCCGGTCAGGGCGCGATGCGGCGCAGTCGTCGGATGGGCGGGCCGTCGAGGAGGGCGACGGCGCCGCCGCCGAGGGCGGCCGCGGTGGAGATCAGCAGCAGGCGGTGGACTCCGGCGAAGGATTTCGCGCCCGGCCGGCTATGCGCCCGCCGAGTGACGCCCAAGGACGGGCTCCGCCAGCAGCCGCGCCATGGGGCAGAGGGTTTGGCCGTGCCGGGCGAAGAGCTCGTCGCGCGAGTCGAAGTGGCCCAGGTCGGCAAGGACGTAGGCCGAGAGATCGCACGCGGGCTCCGCGGCCGGGCACACCGTCGTGCCGTCCCAGTCGATCGCGGTCCTGGACAACGCCTCGAAGAGCGTCTCCGCACCGGCGTTGGTGAAGCCGCCACCGTTGCCCCGGCTCAACTCATCGAGCCCACCGAAGAGTTCGGAGACGGCCAGCCAGGGAGCGGCGGGCCGGCCGGACGGAGACAAGCCCTCGACGCGGAACTCCGGCCAGGCGAGCAGAACCTGATCCGGCACGATCCGGTGCAGCTGGGGGAAACGCGGATACCAGAACCTGCCGTCCACCAGCAGGCCACGCACCCGCGTGGCCACGCCGGATGCCCGCGCGACGGACTCCAGCACGGCCAACCGCTGGCTGCACGAGCCACGACCGCGGCGCAGCACCTCAGACACGGGCCGCTCGTCCCGTACGGAGTACACCGGCCGCACGGTCGAGGCGATCAACCGGTGGGCCTGCCGCAGGGTCGCCATCGGGTCGGCGGGGGCCGACGGCTCCGGCGTCCCGGCGATCCGGTGGAGCAGCGAGGTGACGTGCGGATGCCGCCAGTTGAGGATCCGCGTCGGGTCGGTGCTCCCCGGGGTCTCCTGGCCAGCCGTCCCCGCACGGGCACGGCGTCGCGGCATGAGCAGCGAGCTCGTCATCGCCGTGGTCCTTTCGTTCAGCGCCCTGGCGGGGGCAGTACGTATGGTGACAGAGAATTTGAACGCGTTCAAAGACGGGTTCGGTGCTCGACGGATCCTCCGCGTCCCGGCTCGCCGCGCGGGCACCGCCTGCCCGTGGTTCTTCGGCGTCGGCGAAGATGGGGCGGCGCCGCGTTGGCCGTTCCAGCAGAGGAGTGTTTGCGCAGATGCCCGCTTCCGGTTCCAAGCCTCCGACGATCGCCGATGTGGCGCGCGTCGCGGGGGTGTCGCGCACGACGGTCTCGCACGCGCTCAACGGTCTGGGCAAGGTGGATCCCCGGACCCGGGAGCGGATCAAGCAGATCGCGCTTGAGCTGGGGTACCGGCCCAACTTGCGTGCGCAGCGGCTGCGTACCGGGCAGGCGAAGGCCATCGCGCTGGTGTCGTCCATGCCGTTCGCGGTGGCCGGGGGACCGTCGCGGCTCGGGTTCTACATGGAGGTGGCGGCCGCCGCCGCCGAGAGCGCGCTCGTCCACGACTACGCCCTGGTGCTCGTGCCGCCCGTACAGTCCGGGTCCGCGCTCTACTCCCTGGACGTCGACGGGGCCATCGTGGTCGAGCCCGACACCGACGACGCGGCGGTCACGCAACTGCGCGGGCGCGGGCTGCCGTACGTCGCCCTCGGCCGGCCGGTCGCGGCCGACGACGACGCGCCGTACGTGGACCTGTGGGGCGAGGAGGTCGCGACCGTGCTGCTCAGCCATCTGCGGGCGCAGGGGGCCGGACATCCGGCGCTCGTCGTGGGCTCGGGGTCGCGGCATTCGTCGGTCGACGCCCGTGTCGCCTACGAGCGGATGGCGGCGGAACAGGGCTGGGAACCCATCGTCGAGGCATGGCCCGAGACGGGGGGCGAGCAGGCGGCGTACGAGCGCTGTACGGCGCTGCTCGCCGCGCATCCCGAGATCGACGCGGTGTGCGCGCTGGTGGACGCGTTCGCGGTGGGCGCGGTCCGGGCCATCCAGGACAGCGGGCGCACCATCCCGGACGACGTCATGGTCGCCACCCGCTACGACGGGCTGCGGGCCCGCACGTGCCAACCGCCCCTCACCGCCGTCGATCTGCATCTCGACCGGGCGGCGTCCGACGCGGTGGAGCTGCTGCTCGCGGGGCTGCGGGGCACCGCGGTCACCCCTGCCCCGACCGCGGCGCCCGCGCCGACTCTGGTCGCGCGCGCTTCCTCGATCAGAGCCGTGTAGCGGGCGCCGGGGGCCCCGGCCCGGCGGCGTGGCGGACGGATCCGCACCCGCGAGAGCCCGCACCGTTGCGCGACGGTGCGGGCTCCTGGTCCAAGAAATACTGCGGTCGCTACGGGTCCGTTGTGGAAGTGCAGCGGTCGCTATGAGTCCGTTGTGGAAGTGCCGCGGTTGCTACGAGCCCGGCCGCGAGGTGCCGCGTTCGGCTACGAGCCCGTCCGCGAGGGCCGCGGTCGCTATGAGCCGGTGGAATCCGGGGCGTTGAGGGCGATGGCTCCGGCGGGGCACAGGCCGACGGCCATCCGCGCGGCGGCCCGGTGCTCGGGGCCCGGCGCGGAGTGCAGGAGCACCACCAGGCCGTCCTCGTCGTCCTGGTCGAAGACCTCGGGGGCCGTCAGGGCGCACATGCCGGCGCCGACGCAGCGGTCACGGTCGACGCCGAGACGCAGCGGTTCTTGTGGGTCGCTCATGGGCTACTCCTTGTCCCAGGTGACGGGCAGGCTGATCACACCGTAGATGTTGGCGCGGTCGCGCAGCGGCACCTCCTGCGGCGGCACCGCGAGACGCAGGGTGGGGAAGCGGGCCAGGAGGGCCGGGAACGCGACGGTCATCTCGACGCGGGCGAGCTGCTGGCCCAGGCACTGGTGGGCGCCGTGTCCGAAGGCCAGGTGCCCGGTGGCTTTGCGGTTGATGTCGAGCCGGTCGGGGTCGGGGAACTTGTGCGGGTCGCGGTTGGCGGC
The nucleotide sequence above comes from Streptomyces sp. NBC_01431. Encoded proteins:
- a CDS encoding VOC family protein, with product MPDVTGPYTPGTPCWGDLMVPDQQAALDFYRDLFGWQGEVGPPETGGYALCSLRGQPVAGIMAAMNPDGSKPDPMPPAVWTTYLATDDLAATEKKSASNGGQAMVPGMDVMSLGRMAVASDPTGAVFGLWQAKDFRGAGVVNEPGAIIWNELNTSDTDAAASFYSKALGITAAPMEGGEGYFAMNVADRTVGGMQALSNIENLPPQTPSHWLTYFAVDDTDSAVDTVVRGGGTVLKPPFDMMAGRMAVVQDPQGAVFAVINAKGPEPA
- a CDS encoding LacI family DNA-binding transcriptional regulator, which gives rise to MPASGSKPPTIADVARVAGVSRTTVSHALNGLGKVDPRTRERIKQIALELGYRPNLRAQRLRTGQAKAIALVSSMPFAVAGGPSRLGFYMEVAAAAAESALVHDYALVLVPPVQSGSALYSLDVDGAIVVEPDTDDAAVTQLRGRGLPYVALGRPVAADDDAPYVDLWGEEVATVLLSHLRAQGAGHPALVVGSGSRHSSVDARVAYERMAAEQGWEPIVEAWPETGGEQAAYERCTALLAAHPEIDAVCALVDAFAVGAVRAIQDSGRTIPDDVMVATRYDGLRARTCQPPLTAVDLHLDRAASDAVELLLAGLRGTAVTPAPTAAPAPTLVARASSIRAV
- a CDS encoding polysaccharide lyase family 7 protein yields the protein MRIRTLFIPLAVATAATGITFAAPASSAAPSVARPAARTMQQTAPGGHFDLSVWELQEPIGSPGSPTTIPSARLQGANGFQDAYFYTDSHDGAMAFWAPEKGVTTPNSHYARSELREMNRDGSPANWPLRGTHRLDATLRVVSVTSNVCVGQIHLGTGGSSTKPLVELYYRANGDIVLGTENSPSGGQTSHPVGHVPVGKTWSYTIGVSDGHTLDVTVNASTTHYSIPSSFDAYQQYFKAGSYNQSSSDSTTKGARVAFYRLSVAHG
- a CDS encoding VOC family protein → MNVLFVASVAVVTADPPQSRKLFIDALGLTLEGEGDGYYSSGNIPGSKHFGVWPLSQAAEACFGTPEWPADRLVPQASIEFEVEDAEAVAAAGGELQRAGFELLHAARTEPWGQTVTRVLTEDGLIVGISYAPAFHGKEPA
- a CDS encoding transglutaminase domain-containing protein, translating into MTSSLLMPRRRARAGTAGQETPGSTDPTRILNWRHPHVTSLLHRIAGTPEPSAPADPMATLRQAHRLIASTVRPVYSVRDERPVSEVLRRGRGSCSQRLAVLESVARASGVATRVRGLLVDGRFWYPRFPQLHRIVPDQVLLAWPEFRVEGLSPSGRPAAPWLAVSELFGGLDELSRGNGGGFTNAGAETLFEALSRTAIDWDGTTVCPAAEPACDLSAYVLADLGHFDSRDELFARHGQTLCPMARLLAEPVLGRHSAGA
- a CDS encoding ferredoxin, which encodes MSDPQEPLRLGVDRDRCVGAGMCALTAPEVFDQDDEDGLVVLLHSAPGPEHRAAARMAVGLCPAGAIALNAPDSTGS